The Pyrus communis chromosome 8, drPyrComm1.1, whole genome shotgun sequence region TGCATCATGTTTATCTAGAACAAGAGAAAAACCAAGATAATtcactattaaaaaataatcattatgattaaaaatcataatattatctcttaacaataaaattatcttaatttcttCATATGACGGTGTGAAGTTATGTTCATTTAACAGTCTTGATTGCACGGGCCGatggtgtaaatttgggtaCAAACAGTTAGTCTAACGGACAATGGTGGGTAGAGAAGTGTTGTCGCCTAGGTCAAGGGTTCGATACCTTTTCATTATAAGTGATAAATAAGAGAGCTATGGGAGCTGCAAATGAAAGCTACCTTCATAGTTAGTAATATACCAAACGGGTATAGTATATGAAAAATACGTATTATTTGGCAACTTTCTTAAAAATATCTTTTGAAAACTTCggccatttttattaaattttaatatttatttttgttttttcaataatAAGTTAAAAATACGTGAATTTTATGTGTAGTATTGAAAAAGTGTCAAAATAATGTGTATTAAACGTGAGAAATATGTTGGACTTTTAACATGCAATTTCTTGAATCATTAagaaaatgtaccaaaaatgAAGTACTTTAAAAAAATACGAACCTACTTGTATAATACGTGAATTTACTAAAGCCTTTTCACGGGGCTTGAGCCAGTGTTAATGGAGTGCATATGCTGACAACGGGTTTGGGTATGAAAGCGTGGTGAAATTATTGTAATGCTGCATTATGATGATGTTAATGCTAGTAGCCGGACAAAAAGGATACAGAGATTGGCATTACTAAAGCCTTGTCAAATGTTACGAGTGCAAGAAGATTGGCATTACTGATTATATCAGCTTATGTGTATTAATTAACATATGAGTGCAAGAAGGTTTTCAAACCTCTTGATTACACATCTTTAGATTATCATCTGAGAagttaaatttaaacttattccCTGAGCTTGTAGCAATATCATTTACTTCCTGCAAACGATTCCATTCCCACTGAAGGAATTACCAGTGCAGTCAAGATTTCCGTAATTCATCACCCTTGAATCTGTTTGATCCATCTTCCTGGATTTAGTGAAAACACAAGCAGCGCAATCTGCGGAGACCAGTGATGTTGTTCTGTACTTGTGTTCCCCTCCCACAACTGGCATCGCTACTCCTGGCTTTGCCGGGTTCTTGAAATCTGGCTGGTAAGTCCTTCCAAGCACTCCCTCAACATTTGAGGATAAGCCGTAGAATCTGAACTGTACTTCCAGATGTGCAAAACAGTCATCTGATGGTATGTGATAATTGTGGATCCTATCATCTTCCTTTGTCACAGGCACCACATTTACTGAAATTTCAGCAACTTCCTGGATAGTGACCAAAACACTGTTCTTGCTAGATGTTCTCTCTACTCTAATGGCATTTTCCGGAGATTGCCATGCGGAGAGTTGAGATTCTGGGATGACTATCTCCTCTCCATTGTAAGTGAATTTTAAGTGGTCTATTTCATCATCCCATGACGATGCTTGGCTGGCCTCTAGGGACAAGCTGTTAGAGCCAAAGAGGAGTCCAAGGGCCTGAATCCAAGTGTAGTCCCTGGTTCGGCCTTCAGGGCGGAGACCAATGAACCGGGCGTTGATTTGGAGGTTGGGGTCAGAAACTAAGCTGAAATACTCATTTTTCTTGCCGTGGAAGTAAAAGACAATGCCATCTCCACCGATGAAGCGAGGGTCCATGCACGCTGATCCGGGGCCTTCACAATTAGGTTTGCGACCTACGATTACCAgcaacaacaaacaaaaacccTTGTCAGCATCGGCAATGATTTTAACCAAGGCACGTACgtttgaaacaaaataaaaattggagTGCATTGTTGAAGAATGCAATCTCACATCAGATGATTGACAGAATATATTACTACTTATAAATGAATAGTTCCACTACTAtatcgaggccttttgtgagTTGTAGATAGTTAAGTTGAGACAATATTGATGTAATTAATAGTGGATTGCATGCCCAACTCTGAAATGTTAACATGCATGAGATAACATTCTAAACACATGACACTAAGTCGTAACCTTGCCTTTGCACTCAGCTTTGCATATAGGTGAATCACAGTTGAGATAGCAAATTTTAGCCTTTATATCTTTCGGTGAAGAGGATGGGCATTCCGCAGGGCAGTGTACCTGCTTGAGAAAGCACGGGCTTTTCTTGCTGTAACAAACCTTAAGATCTGTCTTACTTTGTACCAGAACAGAAGCAGATACAAGGATTACCAGAACG contains the following coding sequences:
- the LOC137741666 gene encoding uncharacterized protein, which codes for MEFLGSKSVLIVLVILVSASVLVQSKTDLKVCYSKKSPCFLKQVHCPAECPSSSPKDIKAKICYLNCDSPICKAECKGRKPNCEGPGSACMDPRFIGGDGIVFYFHGKKNEYFSLVSDPNLQINARFIGLRPEGRTRDYTWIQALGLLFGSNSLSLEASQASSWDDEIDHLKFTYNGEEIVIPESQLSAWQSPENAIRVERTSSKNSVLVTIQEVAEISVNVVPVTKEDDRIHNYHIPSDDCFAHLEVQFRFYGLSSNVEGVLGRTYQPDFKNPAKPGVAMPVVGGEHKYRTTSLVSADCAACVFTKSRKMDQTDSRVMNYGNLDCTGNSFSGNGIVCRK